In one Musa acuminata AAA Group cultivar baxijiao chromosome BXJ2-5, Cavendish_Baxijiao_AAA, whole genome shotgun sequence genomic region, the following are encoded:
- the LOC103974910 gene encoding probable helicase CHR10 isoform X1, whose amino-acid sequence MFAELMCPLCMGLGKTLQAISFLSYLKIQSLSCGPFLVLCPLSVTDGWISEFTKFCPTLRVLLYVGEKKHRLGLRRMMYENLQRKSSFLDDLPFDVLLTTYDIALLDQNFLSQIPWHHVVIDEAQRLKNPYSVLYNVLEQKFIMPRRLLLTGTPIQNNLTELWALMHFCMPSVFGTLEQFISTFKEAGISSKGSESDRVKRQFGILRYILRAFMLRRTKAVLIERGTLTLPPLTEITVMAPLMPLQRKVYMSILRKELQTLLSISLGSTSNQSLRNIVIQLRKACSHPYLFTGMEPEPYEEGEHLVQASGKLIILDLLLQKLYAAGHRVLLFAQMTRTLDILQDFLELRKYTYERLDGSVRAEERFAAIRSFSKQPVKGDVIHQDKQDVAFVFMISTRAGGVGLNLIAADTVIFYEQDWNPQVDKQALQRSHRIGQMNHVLSINLVTEHTIEEAIMRRAEKKLWLSNNVVHQEEETYAAGKDVGTDTGDMRSLIIGLQLFDPMDVNKDSIYADNMVELNEMTDKVVEIRNHETSDKDVRRFKINKKDMLESGDMFAKSYGSATFDPRVDEASYLSWLQKFKEASLSGEASYLEQGKRRHLSEEYQRKREADKKKAEEKQLAKWEALGYQTLAIKEPDLIVENSVLSDLGSVRFVYGDCTKPSKVFPSEPAIIFSCIDNSGSWGHGGMFDALASLSTCVPDAYHHAFECDDLHMGDLHLVKLNVSCGDESIVQNSPLWVALAVVQSYNPRRKIPRSNISMVDLERCLSKASFAAAQNSASIHMPRIGYQDGSQRSEWYTVERLLRKYASIHGITIYVYYYRHPSREQ is encoded by the exons ttggtgagaaaAAGCATCGTCTCGGACTTCGAAGGATGATGTATGAGAATCTGCAAAGGAAGTCTTCGTTCCTTGAT GATTTACCTTTTGATGTGTTGTTGACAACGTATGATATAGCTTTGTTGGATCAgaattttctttctcaaattcctTGGCATCATGTTGTGATTGATGAAGCACAACGGCTGAAAAATCCTTACAGT GTTTTATATAATGTGCTTGAGCAAAAATTTATCATGCCTAGACGTTTGTTGTTAACGGGCACACCTATTCAAAACAACCTTACAGAGCTATGGGCCTTGATGCACTTTTGTATGCCTTCTGTTTTCGGGACATTGGAACAATTTATTTCCACATTTAAGGAGGCTGGAATTTCATCTAAAG GGTCTGAATCAGATAGGGTAAAGAGGCAATTTGGAATTCTCAGATATATATTGAGAGCGTTTATGCTCCGGAGAACAAAAGCAGTGCTTATTGAGAGGGGAACTTTGACTCTGCCTCCTCTTACTGAGATTACAGT GATGGCACCTTTGATGCCTTTGCAGAggaaggtgtacatgtcaatattgAGAAAGGAGCTTCAAACACTACTGTCAATTTCGTTGGGAAGTACTAGCAATCAGTCCTTGCGGAATATT GTAATACAACTTCGAAAAGCATGTAGccatccgtatctctttactggtATGGAACCTGAGCCATATGAAGAAGGGGAGCATCTGGTTCAG GCTAGCGGGAAGCTTATTATTCTGGACCTGCTGCTCCAAAAACTCTATGCAGCAGGACACCGAGTTTTGTTATTTGCTCAGATGACTCGTACACTCGACATTCTACAG GACTTCCTGGAATTGCGTAAATACACTTATGAACGGCTTGATGGATCTGTACGTGCTGAGGAGAGATTTGCTGCAATAAGAAGCTTCAGTAAACAACCAGTCAAAGGTGATGTGATTCATCAAGATAAACAAGATGTTGCTTTCGTTTTTATGATCTCAACTAGAGCTGGAGGAGTTGGTCTCAATCTCATCGCTGCCGATACC GTAATCTTTTACGAGCAAGACTGGAATCCTCAAGTAGACAAGCAAGCCTTGCAGCGTTCTCACCGCATTGGCCAAATGAACCATGTGTTATCCATAAATTTGGTAACAGAACACACCATCGAAGAG GCAATCATGAGAAGAGCAGAGAAAAAACTTTGGCTAAGCAACAATGTTGTTCATCAAGAAGAAGAAACATATGCAGCAGGAAAGGATGTTGGAACTGATACTGGTGACATGCGGTCACTCATTATTGGCTTACAATTATTTGATCCCATGGATGTCAACAAAGACTCCATTTATGCGGATAATATGGTGGAACTCAATGAAATGACTGATAAAGTGGTTGAAATCCGTAATCATGAAACATCAGATAAGGATGTCCGAAGattcaaaattaataaaaaagataTGTTGGAAAGTGGTGACATGTTTGCAAAATCTTATGGATCTGCTACTTTTGATCCTAGAGTTGATGAGGCTTCATATTTGTCCTGGCTTCAGAAGTTTAAAGAGGCTTCATTGTCTGGAGAGGCTTCCTATTTGGAGCAGGGAAAGAGAAGACATCTGTCAGAAGAATATCAACGAAAACGTGAAGCTGATAAGAAAAAGGCAGAGGAGAAACAGTTAGCAAAGTGGGAAGCTCTTGGTTACCAGACATTAGCTATTAAGGAGCCGGATCTCATAGTGGAGAATAGTGTTCTGTCTGATTTGGGTTCTGTCCGGTTTGTGTACGGAGATTGCACTAAACCATCAAAAGTTTTCCCATCAGAGCCTGCTATAATTTTTAG TTGCATTGATAACTCTGGAAGTTGGGGACATGGCGGAATGTTTGATGCTCTAGCTAGTCTTTCAACATGTGTCCCAGATGCCTACCACCATGCTTTTGAATGTGATGATCTTCATATGGGGGATTTGCACTTAGTGAAGTTAAATG TTTCCTGTGGTGATGAAAGCATTGTACAAAATTCTCCTCTATGGGTTGCACTTGCTGTTGTGCAATCATATAATCCTCGACGTAAAATTCCAAGAAGTAATATCTCCATGGTTGATCTGGAACGATGTTTGTCGAAGGCATCCTTCGCAGCTGCTCAAAATTCtg CTTCCATTCATATGCCACGGATTGGCTACCAAGATGGATCACAACGCTCAGAGTGGTACACAGTGGAACGCCTCCTACGGAAATATGCATCAATACATGGCATCACTATATATGT GTACTATTATCGGCATCCATCCAGAGAGCAATAA
- the LOC103974910 gene encoding probable helicase CHR10 isoform X2 — protein MFAELMCPLCMGLGKTLQAISFLSYLKIQSLSCGPFLVLCPLSVTDGWISEFTKFCPTLRVLLYVGEKKHRLGLRRMMYENLQRKSSFLDDLPFDVLLTTYDIALLDQNFLSQIPWHHVVIDEAQRLKNPYSVLYNVLEQKFIMPRRLLLTGTPIQNNLTELWALMHFCMPSVFGTLEQFISTFKEAGISSKGSESDRVKRQFGILRYILRAFMLRRTKAVLIERGTLTLPPLTEITVMAPLMPLQRKVYMSILRKELQTLLSISLGSTSNQSLRNIVIQLRKACSHPYLFTGMEPEPYEEGEHLVQASGKLIILDLLLQKLYAAGHRVLLFAQMTRTLDILQDFLELRKYTYERLDGSVRAEERFAAIRSFSKQPVKGDVIHQDKQDVAFVFMISTRAGGVGLNLIAADTVIFYEQDWNPQVDKQALQRSHRIGQMNHVLSINLVTEHTIEEAIMRRAEKKLWLSNNVVHQEEETYAAGKDVGTDTGDMRSLIIGLQLFDPMDVNKDSIYADNMVELNEMTDKVVEIRNHETSDKDVRRFKINKKDMLESGDMFAKSYGSATFDPRVDEASYLSWLQKFKEASLSGEASYLEQGKRRHLSEEYQRKREADKKKAEEKQLAKWEALGYQTLAIKEPDLIVENSVLSDLGSVRFVYGDCTKPSKVFPSEPAIIFSCIDNSGSWGHGGMFDALASLSTCVPDAYHHAFECDDLHMGDLHLVKLNALYKILLYGLHLLLCNHIILDVKFQEVISPWLIWNDVCRRHPSQLLKILLPFICHGLATKMDHNAQSGTQWNASYGNMHQYMASLYMCTIIGIHPESNKS, from the exons ttggtgagaaaAAGCATCGTCTCGGACTTCGAAGGATGATGTATGAGAATCTGCAAAGGAAGTCTTCGTTCCTTGAT GATTTACCTTTTGATGTGTTGTTGACAACGTATGATATAGCTTTGTTGGATCAgaattttctttctcaaattcctTGGCATCATGTTGTGATTGATGAAGCACAACGGCTGAAAAATCCTTACAGT GTTTTATATAATGTGCTTGAGCAAAAATTTATCATGCCTAGACGTTTGTTGTTAACGGGCACACCTATTCAAAACAACCTTACAGAGCTATGGGCCTTGATGCACTTTTGTATGCCTTCTGTTTTCGGGACATTGGAACAATTTATTTCCACATTTAAGGAGGCTGGAATTTCATCTAAAG GGTCTGAATCAGATAGGGTAAAGAGGCAATTTGGAATTCTCAGATATATATTGAGAGCGTTTATGCTCCGGAGAACAAAAGCAGTGCTTATTGAGAGGGGAACTTTGACTCTGCCTCCTCTTACTGAGATTACAGT GATGGCACCTTTGATGCCTTTGCAGAggaaggtgtacatgtcaatattgAGAAAGGAGCTTCAAACACTACTGTCAATTTCGTTGGGAAGTACTAGCAATCAGTCCTTGCGGAATATT GTAATACAACTTCGAAAAGCATGTAGccatccgtatctctttactggtATGGAACCTGAGCCATATGAAGAAGGGGAGCATCTGGTTCAG GCTAGCGGGAAGCTTATTATTCTGGACCTGCTGCTCCAAAAACTCTATGCAGCAGGACACCGAGTTTTGTTATTTGCTCAGATGACTCGTACACTCGACATTCTACAG GACTTCCTGGAATTGCGTAAATACACTTATGAACGGCTTGATGGATCTGTACGTGCTGAGGAGAGATTTGCTGCAATAAGAAGCTTCAGTAAACAACCAGTCAAAGGTGATGTGATTCATCAAGATAAACAAGATGTTGCTTTCGTTTTTATGATCTCAACTAGAGCTGGAGGAGTTGGTCTCAATCTCATCGCTGCCGATACC GTAATCTTTTACGAGCAAGACTGGAATCCTCAAGTAGACAAGCAAGCCTTGCAGCGTTCTCACCGCATTGGCCAAATGAACCATGTGTTATCCATAAATTTGGTAACAGAACACACCATCGAAGAG GCAATCATGAGAAGAGCAGAGAAAAAACTTTGGCTAAGCAACAATGTTGTTCATCAAGAAGAAGAAACATATGCAGCAGGAAAGGATGTTGGAACTGATACTGGTGACATGCGGTCACTCATTATTGGCTTACAATTATTTGATCCCATGGATGTCAACAAAGACTCCATTTATGCGGATAATATGGTGGAACTCAATGAAATGACTGATAAAGTGGTTGAAATCCGTAATCATGAAACATCAGATAAGGATGTCCGAAGattcaaaattaataaaaaagataTGTTGGAAAGTGGTGACATGTTTGCAAAATCTTATGGATCTGCTACTTTTGATCCTAGAGTTGATGAGGCTTCATATTTGTCCTGGCTTCAGAAGTTTAAAGAGGCTTCATTGTCTGGAGAGGCTTCCTATTTGGAGCAGGGAAAGAGAAGACATCTGTCAGAAGAATATCAACGAAAACGTGAAGCTGATAAGAAAAAGGCAGAGGAGAAACAGTTAGCAAAGTGGGAAGCTCTTGGTTACCAGACATTAGCTATTAAGGAGCCGGATCTCATAGTGGAGAATAGTGTTCTGTCTGATTTGGGTTCTGTCCGGTTTGTGTACGGAGATTGCACTAAACCATCAAAAGTTTTCCCATCAGAGCCTGCTATAATTTTTAG TTGCATTGATAACTCTGGAAGTTGGGGACATGGCGGAATGTTTGATGCTCTAGCTAGTCTTTCAACATGTGTCCCAGATGCCTACCACCATGCTTTTGAATGTGATGATCTTCATATGGGGGATTTGCACTTAGTGAAGTTAAATG CATTGTACAAAATTCTCCTCTATGGGTTGCACTTGCTGTTGTGCAATCATATAATCCTCGACGTAAAATTCCAAGAAGTAATATCTCCATGGTTGATCTGGAACGATGTTTGTCGAAGGCATCCTTCGCAGCTGCTCAAAATTCtg CTTCCATTCATATGCCACGGATTGGCTACCAAGATGGATCACAACGCTCAGAGTGGTACACAGTGGAACGCCTCCTACGGAAATATGCATCAATACATGGCATCACTATATATGT GTACTATTATCGGCATCCATCCAGAGAGCAATAAGAGCTGA